The Desmodus rotundus isolate HL8 chromosome 13, HLdesRot8A.1, whole genome shotgun sequence sequence attgactttttagagagagagagagagaaacattgacttattgttccacttatttatgcattcaccaGTTGATTCCTATATgcaccctgattggggattgaacccacaaccttaatgtgttgggacgatgctctaaccaactccGAGCCACCGTGCCAGGGCAATAAACTTATCTTTgaattaagaattattttgctTTCAAAAATGAGAACATACAAACATCTAATCCCTCTCTTTATAAAACTTGTCAGTGGTAGAAAACAATGATATGAACGACTGGGTGGGAACGTGCTGAAAATGCATCTGTAAATATATTCTGAGTAGGAGGGGTGGGCAGTGTCATATTTGGATTCAGTGTTTTAGAAGAAATGATGAAGTTCTCCAAATATCTGAGGCAGAAGTTAGTAAATTGTCAAGTATTTGGTCTAATTTTCTCCTCCAGATTCTTCGCCTTAGTTCTCCATTCTGTGCTGGAGACCAaggtcttcccttcccttttacTGCATGAGAATATTCATGGTTTTCTTCAGTTGGAAGGTATAAATCTTTTGATGGTAACAGCCTTTCTCTTGGGCTGAAGTTTCTGTGAAGATAAGGGATGGTGAAGATATTGAAGAATGTCAATATCATAAGATAGTGTCACTGATCTGGACAGCCTTTCAGGTTCCATTTCTGTCCTGTCACAAATGTTtctgagatcttgcttcctgggaCATGCATGTCTGAGACATGCATGGTTCTAGCCGCAGGGTGACCGGGTCCAGGCCCCGCTTCTCCTGGCAGCACTGGGGCCCGGCCCAGGCCTCTCTGCCCCCTTTTCTAACCCTCTCCCAGCCCTAGCCTTGACAGTGCGTTGTAACTTTATAATTTTGacttaataattaaaatactatCCATATTCTACtggcttccctctccctctgtcaaTAGTAACCTTTTTGTTGATTTCAGGAGCTCAACAAGATGTAGCTTCACAATCTCTGGATCAAGAagttttattaaaagttaaatcTGAAATTGAAGAAGAGCTAAAATCCCTGGACAAAGAAATTTCTGAAGgtctctttattattttcctagtTAATTAGAAGATTATGTTTATTCGAGTTTACTGTtggtttaatttgattttttacaGTACAGTGTTCCCAGTATTGCATGACTCTGTAGGTATAGAGCTACAAGGGGGAAACAAGTAGCCTCTCATTTTTCTAAGTGTTTCCTAAGTGCACCCAGCAGTTTAGATGCAGCCTGTTCAGGGGTTAAGTGATGGCCTCAACTGTCCTGTTGAGGTACATGCCCTTCAGTGGGGTCCTGATAACAACACTGAGGGGACAGTGTCGGTAAACTGCATTCAGTTTTGCACGTATCTGTGCTATAGAAAGTCGTAACAGTAATGTGGATGTAACTTTATAGCCATACATTTTGTACGTAGCATTACACCATAAACTTTCAGAGtagttatcattttattaacTACATGAAATTCCGCATTTGAATGACTGTTCCATTATTCCCTTACTATTGACAGgaacatttgggtggtttcttgTTTTGCCTTCCAAAAATAACAATGCATtggatatctttatttttttttaaagattttctttacttatttttagagagagaggggatatgagggagaaagaggggagagaaacgtCGCTGTgcaagagagacattgatcggttgcctctcgcacacccccctggggacctggcccgcaatccaggtgtgtgtcctgacctggaatcaaatcagtgacctttcagtttacagaaaGATGCCCAGCCTATTGAGCCACACGTGTAGCTTTGTTGAGATACattttacataccataaaatctACCCCATTCAATGTGTACAGTTCAGTTGTACAAAgcatgcaaccatcaccacaatctaaatttagaacatttttaacaTTCCAAAAAGAAGCACTGGAcacattagcagtcacttcccacaACTACCAGCCCCCACTGCCAGCCCCACCTCATCTGCTGCTGTCTCTGCATTGGCCTGTTATGGGTTGACACACAAATGGAATCCTACACTCTGGTTTCTGCGAATGCCTGTCATGTGGCATAGTTTTTTCAAGGGCCGTCCATGTGGTCACAcatatcagtatttcattccattttatggtagaatatatttcattgtgtgggtGCGCCaccttttgtttttccattcatcatttggtggacatttaggttgttcccactttttggctgttacatataatgctgctatgaacattcctgtatagtttttgtgtggatatatattgcccaataatttttaacaagaaaaattataaatcatcTTTATAAATCAATTCCCCATTAGTGGAGAAGAATATGAATAGAGACAAGTAATCCAGAAAcctaattttaatcttttattttcctttaccaacatttttaattgattaaaGTTGCAGTTCTATTTGAATCCTTCGTCCACTTCTGGTAGCAGTACTTACACACAGTAGAACGGGCTAAAGGCcaagagaagacaaagagcagCAAAGGTTTCATTGTATTCACCTCCTGGAGCCCCCCTATTAACAAAGACCAGTCGCTGCATCAGCACGCTCAGGCTTGCTCAGACAGACTGCTGGTGAAGCTGGCAGCCCTTTGCATCTTTCTTGGAGGAAGCACTTCTTAAAGAATAGTGTACTCAACTCTCGTAAAGTTGACAGCCTTCTAGGAGCAAGCCTTAGACTAGTGCAGTAAATACTTTATGTAAGGAGATTTTTGATAGTTCTTGGGAGTAGGGTGCAGCTGCTTGCTTTCCTGGGATTTCATGCCCTGAGTCCTGTGTGTCTCCTGGAACCCAGTGATCCCGCCTGTCTGCTGGCTGGGAGAGAAGGGCACAGCCACGGGATGCGAGCAGGAAGCAGCGGAGAGGCTGTTAGTTTGGGCCGAGGAGGACAGGCTGGGACGCTGTTTCCACGTGCAGCTTCTGTCCTTGTAAACCTTCCTAGTTTCCACATGTATCCATGGGCAGGGCTGTGGAGCTACAAAGTGCGTTTTGAAAAGAAACTGATGTCCTAGCTgttgtggctcagcggactgagcgccCATCTGTTAAccgaaaggtcactagtttgatttccagtcggcacaggcctgggttgtgggtcaggtccctagtgggggatgtgggagaggcaactaattaatgtttcttaccctctctttctccctcccttccctgctctctaaaaataaataaataaaatctttagagatTGAACTAATCGACTCATTTCTCTATGGTGGAATAAACCAATTTGAGTGTGGTTTAAGAAGTTCCACCTTTACAAGggtaaaaacaaaatagtaagaGAGGGATGATAAATCTCattgatgactttttaaaagtttttcatttcaaCGCCCTggatggtgttgctcagtggattgagtgccggcctgcaacccaaagggtcattagttcgattcccagtctagggaacatgcctgggttgcaggccaggtctccagtagggggcatgtgagaggcaaccacacattgatgcttcttctTCCtaccctttttcccctctctaaaataaatgaataaaaatcttaaacattttttttattaatttattttagagggagaaagtggggagagagacagagagagagacatggatttgttgttccacttatgtgtgCTCTCATTGGTTGGTTTCCTGTATGTGCCttcaccagggatcaaacccacaccttggcgtatggggacaGTGCTGTAATCAACTGAGTTACCCCACCAAGGCTCATTTATCGTTCTCCCATGACACTGGTCTGTAGTAATGTACTACATTGGTttgcatattttatcatttcagtttagtctttttcttttcttaatactaagattttctataaatatctttcctttaaaaacatctcCAAATTTAGGACCTATCCAGTTTTGTGTTCCAGGAAAGATTAATATCCCATAGTGATCATCGGACCCTTTTTAAGTGGCTTCTAACATGGCTCACTCTCAGTAGCAGGTGTCCCATCCCCTGAGCTTCTACCGCACAACTTTCGATGCTGTTTACTCAATCCGGTTCCCTTTGCCCTGTCTTCAGCCTTCCCCAGCACAGGCTTCGACCGGCACACTTCTCCAGTGTTCAGCCCTGCTAACCCGGAGAGCTCCGTGGAAGACTGCTTGGCTCACCTTGGAGAGAGAGTGTCCCTGGAGCTGCACGAGCCTCTGCGGAAGGCGCTGCAGACACTCCTCAGCCAGTGAGTGACCCTGCTGCGCGGCCGAGTAGCCTCTGCGCCGTGAGCACAGCACTGCCCAGTCAAGGTTGTGCTTTATGTGAACGGTGTCACTTCTTTTATCATtcacttttctttgctttttcttttgcttttccaaGCATCTCTGTTTGTGGTTTGAGTGACAGCTTTTGCATTAGAAAAGTGATTTAACCCTTCCCATCAGCATTCCAGTTGTGTTTCCTGTTGAGCTGCTTCAGCAGGTGCCCTCCCTGAGCTGTAAACACAGCTGTTCATTTGTCCTGGCCACGCTCTGCCCTTCTCGACAGCAGCCAGCACTGAGATGAGGGCCAGGCTGTTAGGCCTTGTAACGGGGATTCACATTCTCAGGTCTGTGTCTCAGGTGTCCCAAATGTTGCCGAACTTCGGGGTTGCAGCTCTGCCTATGGATGTCCTGCCATGTTCTTAAAGTGGGAACTTCCCTTCTAGCTATGATTCTGGCTGTCAGAGCTAAAGGcaggaagctcacagagaaagtatattaaaatagaaacaaatcacttactataaatcttaaaaattcatttctccTAATTCTTTGTTGAGAATCACTATGGAATTGGTATGAGttagaaaaacatatttgttttaatGAAGACTGACAACTCTCCAGAACAGGGTGACAACTGTTCTTCCGTGAAAAGGGCCAAAATTCAGAAGCTAAATTACTGTTGTAGTAAGGTCATTCCTTACTTTGATGTAGACGTTAGACGTTGCTGTTTGTTAGAAGGAAGCAGTGCGGGTTGAAGGAGAATTCGGTTGGTTTCTGCATGTTCTGGCGGCATGAGTACACGTGAGACCCCGGTCGCACCCCGGAAGTGGTGCGATGGAGCCACGTTTGGGTTTCTCACCCTCACACATGGGGAGGTGTAAGCATAAATGTGGAGAGGAGGTCACATTATGGGTattgggaaataaagcctaacCGGAAGTGTGGAGGACGTGCCAGAGGATGCTCGGAGCCCAGTGGCCCCGTGGAAGGGAGGACAGGTGAGTGGGGAGGTGGTCAGGGTCGCCCCACTGCTCTTAAAGCAGAGCAGCCTTGCTTCCACGGACATTCTCTGGTGCTGTTTGACGAACTGAAGAGAGTTTGCCCAAACCAACCAACCTTGTAAAAGCTACTGGGACTGGGAGTCAGATAACTGAGATGTGTAAGACAAAAAAATTCTGTTTCCAATTTTGATACAAACTATCTCAGTTTATCCATctgttaattttaaatttactagGATATTATAAACTCTCTGAAGAATAgtattatatagtatttttaaaaagcattatttttggAGTCCTTTTCATAATGTACAAGAAAAATGGGTATCTTCCACTGccaagtaaataattttaaaaatcttgtctttgccctggctggtgtggctcagtggattgagtaccagcctgtgaaccaaagggtcaccagttctattcccaatcagggcacatgcctggcttgtcgGGAGGGggagtccccagtagggggcacacaagaggcaaccacatgttgatgtttctctcctctttctttcttcctcccttcccctctctctaaaaataaataaataaaatcttttttaatatcttgtctttgatgaatatttatttagttttttttcctctaaactcTGAATAcagatataattatttttgaaattggtATCTCTGGTTGTACATCAAAGTTAGGCCCCTGAATGAATTTTcttcagaaatctttttttttttttttttagtattgcatttattttcagtatttttcttctaCTCAAAGATAAGAATTTTTAGTgttaagatgttttatttatagaATCTAAAGGATATCAAATAGCAAATAGTAAAGCAggggtcttttattttttaaggaatattGAACCCCTTTTAGCAGTCAAGAAGAAATGTTCTGTTACATTTTAGCCAGTATTGAAGAAAATATTGTGATTATTAGAAATATACTTTTGAAAGTCATTATTGCTGTTACTAATACCTTGAAAATAACTCTCTGATGATGAACCAGAATTACTACCCAGGTTTGTGGCAATATTTTGTACCGTGGAAAAtgaccaccacctcctccagttCGTTCATGGGAATTTAATCCCTGCCTCTTCCTGTAGAAGGAGCCTTTTCAAAATGTTCCCCCTACTTCCCACCccctttttcaaaatgtatttttttggtggtggggggatagggatgggaagggagaaagaaagggagagaaacactgatcgggtcctttgcatgcaccctgaccagggacagaacatgcagccctggcctgtgccctgaccaggagttgaatctgcaacccttcagtttataggacgacgctccaaccagccagggctcccctttttctttgctgtgtttcAAATAGCTCATCAGATACGTCTGATTTTTCAGCTGCtaatttttctgtgtattagatttCATTTGAATGTTTTAATCTGCTGGATTGTTTATGTGCATATATGTCTATACATACATCTTTCAAATCATTCCATTCTGAAGGAGGCTAAAGGACTTTAGCCTGATAGACAAACTACCGGTAAGGCCCACTGTGATGCACAGCAGCCTCAGGCTGTTCAGGTAGGAAGTGAAGGGACAGATATGCAAGTAAAGTTGCAGGGAGAATCTAGGTAGGGAGACTGTGTAGTATCTGCTTAAGTTCAGGTGTCACAAATGCATAGTATTTAGTCCAAGGCTTCTAAAAAACACTACGCTTACTTTGATGGGAATATGCTATCAGGAAGATATCATATTATTAAAAAGGTCATTCCTGGTACCTCAGCATCACTGtagtattgattttattttgacttGTATAAAAGAATACCTGTGTcatcagaacatttttttaatactagatttccttttaaaaagttactttatttttaaagattttatttatttatttttagagagaggagaagggaggaagaaaaagaggaagagagacatcagtgtgtggttgcctctcaagtgcccccactggggacctggcccgcaacccaggcatgtcccctgactgggaatcaaaccggtaaccctttggtttgcaggctggtgctcaatccactgagccacaccagccagggctggatgggTTTTAAA is a genomic window containing:
- the BCL2L13 gene encoding bcl-2-like protein 13 isoform X5 is translated as MASSAAVPAGFHYETKFVVLSYLGLLSQGPPHRQRLSSAPGAQQDVASQSLDQEVLLKVKSEIEEELKSLDKEISEAFPSTGFDRHTSPVFSPANPESSVEDCLAHLGERVSLELHEPLRKALQTLLSQLLKTIPTGQ